CATGAACCGTAACAGCGATGTGGTTGGTGAGATCGGCGGAAACAAGATCCGTTACTCGGAGTTCGAAAAACGCGTGGAGACGCTCACCGAGAACTACAAACTCAACACCCGTCAGGAAACTGTCGATCAGAACACAACCGACATGCTCCGCGAGCAGGCCTGGTCGCTTTTCACGAACGAACTGACGCTGGGCGAAGAGTACAAGAAGCTCGGCATCTCCTGCTCCCCGGAAGAACTCTACGATATGTGTACGGGTAAAACGCCCAATGCACAGGTTGCACAGGCCTTCACCGATCCGAAAACGCAGCAGTTCGACCCGAACGCTGTGGTGAAATTCCTGAAGGACCTTCCCAACCGTGAAGAGAACATCCAGCGCCAGTGGAAGAACTTCGAGGACGCCATCAGTGAAGAGCGCATCGCGGAAAAATACCGTTCGTTGATCAAAGGCGGTTTGTACGTGACCACCGCGGAAGCCAAGCGCAACTACGAGGAGACCAACCGCATGGCCGCCCTGCGCTTTGCCCGTCTCGACTTCAACACCATTCCGGACTCCTCCGCCAAAGTAGAAGACAGCGACCTGCAGGCTTACTACAATGCCAACCAGAGCCGTTACAAACAGGCTGAAACCATCCGCAAAGTGGAATACGTCGCTTTCGACGTGACGCCTTCAGGCGAAGATCGCCAGGCTGCCATGGAATGGATCTCCAAGAAGAAAGAAGAACTGGCTGTTGCTACGGATGTTCCGATGTTCGTGAACCAGAACAGCGATACGCCCTTTGATTCCACCTACCACGCCAAAGGCTCGCTCAAGCCGGCCGTTGATACAATCGCCTTTACCGCCACCCCCGGCACGATCATCGGGCCCTACGAAGAGTTCAATTCCCTGAAGGTATCGCGCGTCATGGGCGATAAGTTCGTCGCGGACTCCGTGAAGGCACGCCACATTCTGATCAAAGCCGACAATGGCGATACGGCCAAAGCCCGTGCTACTGCCGACAGCCTCAAGAACGCCATTCAGAAAGGCGCATCGTTCGCCGATCTCGCGACCAAATTCTCCCAGGACCCCGGTTCCGCCGTCAAGGGTGGCGACCTGGGTTGGTTCCGCCAGGGTGTGATGGTTCCTTCGTTCAACGACGCTTGCTTCAACGGCAAGAAAGGCGATATGCCGATCGTGAGCTCCCAGTTCGGGGTTCACCTGATCGAAATCATGGATAAAGGCGCTCCTTCGCGCCAGGTTCAGATCGCTACCATCGAACGTAAGATCGAACCCTCCCAGCGTACCTACGACGATTTCTTCAACCGCGCCAGCCAGTTCGCCGCGTCCTGCACTTCACCGGAGTTGTTCGACAGCCTGATCATCAAGCAATCGATGGCCAAGCGCATTGCGGACAACATTCGTGAGTCGGATAAGAATGTGCCCGGCCTCGAACAGCCACGTGAGCTCGTTCGTTGGGCGTACGGCGCCAACAAAGGCGATATCTCCAAAGTATTCACCTTCGGCGACAAGTATGTCGTCGCGAAACTGGTCAACATCAAGAACAAGGGAATTCTCCCACTGGAGGAAGTGAAGGAAGCCGTCACCGCCGAAGCACGTAAGCAGAAGAAGGCTGAAATGCTGGTGGCCAAATTCGAAGGCGCAAAGGCAGGCTCCATCGACGAGATCGCTGCCAAGCTCAACATCACCGCCACCGATGCCGAGAACGTCAACTTCGTCAACGGCTACGTACCGGGAATGGGTAACGAACCGAAAGTCGTCGGTGCCGTCTTCGCGATGAAGCAAGGTCAACTCTCCGGTCCGCTCACCGGCGAAACCGGTGTTTGTGTAGTTTTCGTAAAAGGTTTCACTGAGCCGGGTCCGACCACTGACTATAGCGCACAAGCCAAGTCATTGGCGGAGCAACGCCGCTCCCGCAGCGACTACGAGGTAGGCGCCGCGCTGAAGGAAAAAGTCGGAGTAGAAGACAACCGCGGTCGCTTCTATTGATCAACGGAAAGACTGTCAATAAAAAAGCCGCATCAACTGAGTTGATGCGGCTTTTTTATTGACACACACTATCGCCGGTTCAACCGGCGGAGGTCCGTTCGCCCACACACAGGCAAACCAGACTTATTGGAAACCTCACTGATTAAGGGCCGCCTTGTGGCAGGAATTGCAACTCGTACCGCGGGAGCTGACGCCGTCGATGACATTCCCATCGGTTGTAAACCGCGCCCACAAGAGGCCGCCGACCGCATTGGGATCATTTTCGGCTCTTAAAACGACGTCGTGTACCAGCTGGCCGTCTACCATGTGACTATGCACCAACGACTCCCGGTTCCGCAACGAAAGCACGCCATCGTTGAGGTCACCATTCTGATTGGAGACTGACGATTGACCGATACGTGCAGACAGTGCATTATCGGAAAGGCCGGCGGAAGAATCAGCCTCTTTCATGCAAGCCGAAAGGCTCAATACAGCGGCGATGACGCCGAGGGTTAGGAGTCGTTGTTTCATGGTTGGATGGTTTTAACGTAAATGTAACCGGACACAGCCTGCGGAGTGTCGGCGGATTGTCAGCTTATTGCCTGAAGATGAAGATGTTAAAACGCGATTGTACGCTAAAAACGAACTAACGCAGGATCTGAAGCCGATAGGCATCCAGCTTAATGAAGACAAAAAGGAGGATCGTGAACGACCAGAGCGAAGAACCTCCGTAGCTGAAAAAGGGTAGCGGAATACCGATAACCGGTGCCAGTCCGATCGTCATGCCAATGTTCACCATAAGGTGAAAGAACATGATGGACGCGACACCATAGCCGTAAATCCGGCTGTATTGGGAGCGTTGTCTTTCAGCGACCTGAATGATGCGTACGAACAGGAACATGAATAGCGCGATCACAATCAGGCTGCCTACGAAGCCCCACTCCTCCCCTACGGTGCAGAAGATAAAGTCAGTACTCTGCTCCGGAACGAAGTCATACTTCGTTTGCGTTCCCTGTAGAAACCCTTTGCCCAAAAAACCACCGGAACCGATCGCGATCTTACTCTGGTTGACATTGTAACCCGCCCCCTTCAAGTCGGTTTCCTTACCCAACAACACATCGATGCGGGTGCGCTGGTGTTCCTGCAAAACGTGCTTGTACACGTGGTCGACGCTATAGACAATGCCCGCCGCCATGATCGCGCCGGTGAGGATCACCGCGATGTTACGGCGCGTCTTGCGGACCAGAAAAAAGAACACGAGGGCTATGGCTCCGATCACGCTGAACAGAATCATCTTGTCGACCAACAGGGATAAGATGAACAGGACAACCAGCAGGAAGCCCAGCAGCAGTACATTCCCGGAGAGTCCTTCGCGATACAGGACAAAGATGAAGGATCCAAAGACCAGCGCTGACCCGGTATCATTTTGCAACAGGATGATGAGTGTCGGCACCCCGATGATGATCGCGGAAACCACCTTGGTACGCATATCCTGTATCCGGATACCGAGCGTGCTCAGGTACTTCGCCAACGCCATATTGGTGGCGAACTTGGCGAATTCAGCCGGCTGCAGTTTAAAGGACCCGATATCGATCCAGCCGTAAGAACCTTTCACGTCGCGCGCAAGGACGAACGTGGAGAGGCACAATAACAGCATCACGCCGAAGATGGGATACGAGAAGGCCGCGTAGAATTTACCGTCGATCACCAGGATCATCAACGCCAGCAAGACGGAACCACCGATCCAGATGGCCTGGCGACCGTAACTCTGGGAAAGGTCGAGGATACTGGTATGCTCCTCGTTGTAAACGGCGGCATAGATGTTCGCCCAGCCCATGAACATCAGGAGCAGGTAGAGCCCGACGAGCACCCAATCGAGGTTTTGCCATATGCTTCGTTGCTCACGCATGATCAGTGCTCTTTCAGGACCGCCTCCCTGCGGACCTTCACGGCGGTAACCGGGGATGTCTTGGGTTGTTGCTTACTGGTGTCCTTGGGTTGCGGACGGAATTGCGCGCCCTCCGGCAGGATCACGCCTTCCCGCATGCGCTTGTCCAGATCGGGACGGGAGATGGAATCCCGAAGATACTCTTCGATCATCAGTGTCGCGATCGGCGCCGCCCAGGTGCCGCCCCACCCGGCATTCTCCACTGTAACCGCGATTGCGATCTTCGGATTATCCTTCGGCGCGAAAGCGACGAATACCGAGTGGTCCTTGCCGTGAGGGTTCTGTGCCGTACCGGTTTTTCCGCAGATGCTGATGCCCTTCACCTTTGAAGCGGCAGCCGTACCGGCTTCCACCACGTTCTCCATGCCATCAATCACCACGGGAAAATACTGGGCGTCAATTCCCAGGCTGTGCTTCACTTTGAATTGCTCCGGCAGATAATGGCGGGAACCGATCTCCTTCACGACGTGAGGTGTGTAAAACCAGCCACGGTTCGCGACCGCCGCGAGAATGTTCGCGTTCTGCAAGGGCGTGATACCCAACTCCCCCTGGCCGATACCCAGGGAAATGATGGTGGATGATTTCCAGGACCCCTTTCCGAAGTACTTGTCATAATAGGCGATGGTCGGCACCGACCCCCGCAACACACTGGGCAGATCGGAATCCAGCTTCACGCCGATGCCGAACTTGGCAATGGCTTCCCGCCAATGCGTGAACGCCGCCTCCGTGTTGCCGAACTTCCGGTTGTCGATGACGGATCGGAAAACATAGCTATAGTACGAATTGCACGACTGTGTGATCGACCACTGCAGATCAAGGGGAGACGCGTGCGGGTGACACTTGGGTTTACCACCCATCGGCGGGTACCCGTGCGCGCAAGGGTAACGGGTCGTGGGGAACAAGACACCGTCCTGCTGCGCCAGCAGGGCCATCACCAGTTTGAAGGTCGAACCCGGCGGGTACAAGGCCATCTGGGAGCGGTTGAAGAGCGGCTTGAACGGATCAACCAACAGCCTGCCGTAATTCTTGGTTCGCGACCGACCGACCAGCAAATTCGGATCGTAAGCAGGTGAGCTGACCATGCAGAGGATCTCGCCGGTAGCAGGCTCGATCGCTACCACGGACCCCACTTTGTTCGCGAGCAATTGCTCACCGTACTCTTGCAGCTTGGCGTCGATGGTCAGGGTCAGGTTCTCTCCCGCCACCGCGACAGTATCGAACCGACCATTCTGGAATTTTCCCTTCTCTCGGTTGAATACATCCACCATCACACGGTGGGATCCGCGCTTCCCGCGAAGGGCTTCTTCGTACGACAGCTCCACACCGCTTTTCCCGATATAATCACCCTCTTTGTAATAAGGGTTCTTACGGGTCGTGGCGGAGTCGACTTCACCGATATATCCGAACAAATGCGCCGCGACCGGTTTGGGATACTTGCGCAAGGTGCGCGGCTCCACGAAGAACCCCGGGAACTTGTACAACTTCTCCTGAAGCGTCGCGTAGGTCTCGACCGATAATTGCTTTTCAAACAACGAAGGCTTCACCGGCGAATAGGCTCTGGCCTTCTGAAACTTGGCGATGTAATCTTCCTTCGTGATGCCGATCAAACCGCACAATTCCAGAGTATCCAGATTTCGGGCCTGCTTCGGAATGATCATCAGGTCATAGACCGGTTCATTGTAGACAAGCAATCGTCCCTTGCGGTCATAAATCAAACCGCGTGATGGATAATCCGTGATGATCCGGATGACGTTGTTGTCCGCTGAATTCTTATAGGAATTGTCGAGCACCTGCAGAAAGAACAGGCGCATGAGGTACACCAGTCCAACCGACAGGAAAATGAAGATGATGACGTTCTGTCTACCCGAGGATGCGCTCATTGGATTTTCCCGAACGGATGAACAGGTAGGTGCCCATGACGATGAGCAGGAGCGAAACCGCGGAGTTGATCACCACCTTCAGGAAGGTCATGCCGAACTCGGTAAAGCGAAAGACCTCCAGATAGAAATACAGGAGGTGGTGCAGGAAGGTGAGAATACCCGCGTAGGTCAAAAACCAGTTCAATCCCATCACCTGGGGAATCAACCGGACCTCGGCATCATACCCGTCCCGTGGTGCGATAAGGCGTAAGATCCCCGGACGGGCGAACATCAGAAACACGCTCGCCGCGGCGTGTAAACCGCTGGTATTTCCGAACATGTCGATGACCAGTCCGGTTACGAGCCCGAGTACGAGTTGCAGAGCCTTGGGAGTCTCGACCGGCAACAACAAAAGGAATAATATATATACATACGGGTTCACGTACCCGCTCCACTGTATGTGATTCAGCACGACCACCTGGATGGCGACCAGGAAGAGGAACCGGATGAGGTTCTGGATCAGCTTAACGATCATTCGATAGCGAGTCCTCCAACGCTCGTTGTTCTTCTTTGTACAGGTTGCCTACGATATAGACATAACTGAGGCTGGCAAAGGGTGTCGACAGCTTCACGTCAATGTCCTGAAAATTATCCGATGTCTCCGGGTTCACCCGGTCGATCACGCCGATCATCACGCCTTCCGGGAAGATGGCAGAGAAGGAACTGGTGACGATCGTATCGCCCGGAGCGAGTTTTACGTGCTTTGCGATGTCGGTCAATTGCCCGTGCGCGTCGTCCGTGCCGCCCCAGACCATCGACCCGATATAGCCGTTCTTCCTGATGCGCGCGCTGATCCTGGAATCCTTGTGCAGGAAGGAGATGACCGAGCAATAATGCTCTGATACGTCTTTGACGATGCCGACAACGCCGTCTGGACAAATCACGCCCATTTCCGGCTTCACACCCTGAAGGCTGCCGCGATCAAGGGTTAAGTAGTTACTCCGTCGGTTCACCGAGTTGTTGACGACTTTGGCGGTCAGAAACGTGTATTGCTGACGGTAGTTCGTATCACTGACGGTTCTCCGCAGGGCGGAATCGATGTAGTAAACATCCGGAAAGAGTCCCCGCAAGGTCGCGTTTTGTCGCGCCAGCGCTTCGTTGGTCGTCCTGAGGTTGATGTATTCCGTCACGGCGCTCACCCCGGAATTCACTTCCGCCGCCACACGATTGGTGGAATTGATGAAACTTGCCCGCCGATAGTTGCTGTTCTGCACGATCAGATAAATGCAGCATGCTTCCAACAACAGGAAGAAGATGAAAAAATTGTATCGCCAGAGAAAGAGGAAGAGGTTCCTCATGGGTTCATTCCCGGTTTTGCGGTCGTACCGGCCCGGGACTCACCGCAAGACAAAGGTACGGCTTCCCGCGACGGCAGGCTCGGTAAAATCCGAATAATAGGCTGGAATCCCGCAGGTACCACAGGACTGATTTCACACGGGAAGATGTTCATGACCCCGATCAGGGGATGAGGAACTTGAAGCGACCGATATTCTTCAGCGCGATACCCGTTCCACGTACAACCGCACGCAGGGGGTCTTCAGCTACGTGTACCGGCAGTTTGGTCTTCCGGGAAATGCGCTGGTCAAGGCCTCGCAGGAGTGCCCCGCCACCGGTCAGGTAGATGCCCGTCCGGTAAATATCAGCGGAGAGTTCGGGGGGCGTCATCTCCAACGCCTTCAGGATGGCCTCCTCGATCTTGGAGATGGATTTGTCGAGCGCATGTGAGATCTCCTGGTAGCTGACGGTAATCTCCTTCGGGATACCCGTCATGAGGTCCCGACCATGCACCGCGAAATCGGGCGGAGGATTGTCGAGTTCGGGCAAAGCCGATCCAACCTGGATCTTGATCTGTTCCGCCGATCGTTCCCCGATCATGATATTGTGCTGGCGGCGCATGTAATCCCAAATGTCGTTGGTGAAGACGTCACCGGCCACACGGATGGATTGGTCGCAGACAATGCCGCCAAGGGCGATCACCGCGATTTCGCTTGTACCACCGCCGATGTCGATGATCATATTGCCCATCGGCTCCTCCACATCGATCCCGATGCCGATCGCGGCTGCCATCGGCTCGTGAATGAGATAAACCTCTTTGGCTCCGGCATGCTCGGCGGAGTCGCGTACGGCACGCTTTTCCACTTCGGTAATACCGGAAGGAATACAAATGACCATCTTCAGGGATGGCTGGAATAACCGGCGCGCAGGATTGATCATCCGGATCATTCCACGGATCATGTGCTCTGCCGCATCGAAATCCGCGATCACGCCGTCCTTCAGCGGCCGAATGGTCTTGATGTTCTCATGGGTCTTCCCATGCATCATCATGGCCTGCTTGCCGACCGCGATCACCTTTCCGGTCATCCGGTCAATGGCAACGATGGAGGGTTCATCCACCACCACTTTGTCATTGTGGATGATCAGCGTGTTGGCGGTACCCAGGTCAATGGCAATTTCCTGGGTGAGAAAATCAAAAAATCCCATGTGGGGTCCTGTTGTTGTTTTTGGGGAGGGGACAGAGGACACACTCCCGGTCGCCTATATACGGGTGCGAAGTTAATAGGTTGTGTTTTGCATTCGGGAATCGGAAAGAATTTCCCGGTAAAATCCTTAGTGCTTGAAGTGGCGGATACCCGTCATGACCATGGCCATCTCATGCGCCTCGCAGTAGTCGACCGACTCCTGGTCTTTAATGGAACCGCCGGGCTGTACAACCGAACGAATGCCGGCCTCACAAGCGATCTGAACACAGTCGGGGAACGGGAAGAACGCGTCGCTGGCCATCACCGCGCCATCAAGTGAAAAACCGAAGTGACGAGCCTTGGCAATGGCCTGCTGCAAAGCGTCTACGCGCGATGTCTGACCAGTGCCACTGGCCAGTAACTGGCGGTCTTTGGCCAAGACAATCGTATTCGATTTGGTGTGTTTGACCACTTTGTTCGCGAACACCAGGTCACGTAATTCAGCAGCCGTCGGCACTTTGCGGGTCATCGGCTTCATTTGTTCGGCCGTTTCGGTCGAAACATCGCGATCCTGCTCCGCAACCCCGTTCAGGATGGTCCGGAACTGCCGGGGCGGAAGAGAAAACTGCTTCTGTATCAATATGATACGATTCTTTTTTTGCTTCAGGATCTCCAGTGCTCCGGCATTGTAGGCCGGCGCGATGCAAACTTCGAAGAAGAGGTCGTGCATGGCCTGGGCGACGGGTTCGGTCACTTCCCGGTTACACACAAGAATGCCGCCGAACGCGGAAACAGGATCACCGGCTAATGCTGCTTTCCAGGCATCCAGCAGGAGGTCCCGACTGGCAACCCCGCAGGCATTGTTGTGCTTGAGAATGGCGAACGTCGGTTCGTCAAACTCCGCGATCAGGGCTACGGCCGCATCGATATCGAGCAGGTTATTGTAAGAGATCTCTTTACCATGCACCTGGTCGAAGAACGCATCGAAACTGCCGAAGAAGCGTGCCTGCTGATGAGGATTCTCCCCGTAGCGAAGTCCGCGCGATTCGAGGATGCTTTGCGCGAAAGCGGGAACTGCCGCGGTACGGTTGAAATACTGAAAGATGGCCGTATCGTAATGCGAGGACGTCAGGAAAGCTTGTGCCGCAAAGCGCTTCCGGTCATCCAGCGAGCTGCGACCGGAGCTGTGTTCGAGGATCTTCAACAGATCCGTGTATTGTTCACGGGAAGAAACGATCAGCACATCGTTGAAGTTCTTAGCACCAGCCCGGATCAGGGAGATCCCACCGATGTCTATTTTTTCGATGATGTCGGACTCCCCTGCTCCGGACGTAACAGTCTGTTCGAACGGATACAAATCAACGATCACGAGGTCGATATCCGGAATGGCATATTCGGCTACCTCCGCGACATCGTTTTCGTGGCCGCGACGGCTCAGGATACCGCCAAAAACCTTCGGATGAAGGGTCTTGACCCGGCCGCCAAGGATCGAGGGATAATTGGTCAATTGCTCCACTGGAACGACCGGAATGCCCATTTTTTCAATAAAATCCTGGGTTCCGCCGGTGCTGTAGAGGGTTACACCCAACTCATGCAACCTGCGAACGATCGGTTCGAGGCCGTCTTTGTGATAGACTGAGATCAGGGCGCTACCGATCTTTTTTTCGCTGGACATGAAGGGTGTTTTTGGCTGGGGCAAAGGTAGAAAATTCGGGCCCTGCCCTTTCCGGAATTCAACTGCATCCACGACGTTAATTTGCGTTAAGTATCCATCGGCCGAAGTTGCGCTGCTTACATTTGCCTCAATGTCGCGCTTCCGCATTTTCTTACGCCTTTTCAGGGAAAGTTTCCTCTTCGCCTTCGAAGCTTTGCGCGTCAATAAACTACGTACCCTCCTTTCGTTACTGGGCATCACCATTGGCATTTTTGCCATCATCTCGGTTTTCACCGTCACGGATGCCCTCGAGCGGAAGATCCGTTCCGATGTGGAATCACTCGGCGACAATGTCATTTACATCCAGAAATGGCCCTGGGTGCCGGAGGGCGGAGAAGAATACCCCTGGTGGAAATACATGAACCGACCCTTGCCCGGTTACAAGGAAATGACCGAGGTAGGTAGAAAGGCCGAGTCGGCAGGAATCCTGGCGTATGTCGCTACGCTCGGCGGACAGGTGATCAAATACAAAAGTTCATCGGTCGAAAACGCTACCGTACTGGCGGTATCACACGATTACGACCTGATCAAGAGCATGGAATTGACCGCCGGACGCTACTTCACGGAGTCCGAATCCGCCGGCGGTCGCCCCCTGGCCCTCCTGGGTTCCAGTGTTGCTGATGCGCTCTTCCCGAACGGCGACGCGGTAGGAAAGGAAATTTCGGTGAGAGGATACAAGTTCGCTGTGATCGGCACGATTGAAAAGGAAGGTTCGAGCATGGTGGACAACTCGAACGACAACAACGTCATCATCCCCGTCAATTACGCGCGCAACATCATCAACCTGCGATCCGACCAGATCGATCCGTTCATCATGGTCAAAGCGCGTGAACAGGTCCCGACGCAGGAAATGAAAGAAGACCTGCGCGGCGCGATGCGCTCCATCCGACGTATTCACCCGAAGGAGGAAGACGATTTCGCCTTGAATGAGACGAGCCTGCTTACCAACAGCCTCCAATCACTCTTCTCCACCCTCGGACTTGCGGGATGGATCATCGGAGGATTCTCGATTCTAGTAGGCGGCTTCGGTATCGCCAACATCATGTTCGTTTCGGTGAAGGAACGGACCCACATCATCGGTATCCAAAAATCGCTGGGTTCGAAAAATTACTTCATCCTCCTGCAATTTCTGATTGAAGCGGTGGTGCTCTGCATCTTCGGCGGATTGATCGGCCTGCTGCTGGTCTATGGCCTGACCTCCGTAGCCAGCAGCATGACCGGTTTCGACCTTTCGCTGACAGCCGCCAATGTTTTCATGGGACTGATCATCTCCGCGACGATCGGTATCATCAGCGGTTTCGTTCCTGCCCATCAGGCTTCTCGGATGAATCCGGTCGACGCGATCCGGGCTAACTGATCAGGGTTTTCAACAGCTGTGGTGACAAATTCACCCGCAAAGGGCGCGGTTTTAAAGGGGCTCCGGGACTTGTTTTTCCTAAGTTTGTGCTCCACGCTATGCCCAATTTCGCAGGAATACCTCACTTGCCTCATTTCAAGTCCATCGCACACGGACTGTTCTTTCTCCTTCTCGCGACACTGATCATCACTACCGGTTGCGGCTCCGATCGGGAAGGGGATGAGATCGGCGCTCTGCAACAGACCGAATACCCGGAGACGTATGACGTCCGGAAAAATGAGTTTTACCAGATCCCGGGTGCCCGCGGACCGGAAGACAAATCCGTCCTGGCCGAACGTGTTCCCACCCGCTGGCAGAAATACTCCGGAGGCGCCGATAGTCGCCTCTGCGTCCTCCTGACCGACACGGCTTCCTCCTGGCTCGGTGTCGCGCATGGCCTGAAATCGTTCGGCATCCCGTTCAGCATCACCACCGACTACCGCGTCGCGCTGCAACATAAGGTCGTTATGGCGTACCCGGTGATCTCCGGAGCGGCACTGGCACCGGATGCTTTGCAGGCACTAGCCGCCTATCCGCGCAGTGGCGGCACCTTGATCGGCATCCAGGTTCTCGGAGCCTTGAACGAAGTGTTCGGATTCAAAGAGCCGGTTCCCTCCCGCCAGCATTTCGAAGTCAACATCGTCAACGACAGTTCCGCCATTACAGGAGAATTCACCGACCCGAAGGAGTTGCGCATTTCCCTCGGCAACAAAGAGCGTTTCAAGGAAACCATCGGTACGTACAGCTATAGCGGCAACCAATTGCCCGCACTCGCGGTGTACGAAGACAAGTCCGCCGCCGTCTCCTACAAATTGTATGAAGGCGGGGCCGCGTATGCCTTCGGATTCGACATCGGTTATTTCATTCTAAAGGGACACAACAACCGGCACGAAGATTTCCATCACAACGTCGTCAACGAGTTCGAACCTTCGATCGATGTGATCATGCGCATGATCCGGAACATCTACCTCTCCGGCAACCCGGATGCCGCCTGGATTCCCACGGTACCGTACTTCAAGAATCTCTCCGTTGTCATCACGCACAACGTCAACTTCGGAAAAGCGCTGGATGAATCCGTCGAGTACGCCCGCAAGGAGCGTGAAGCCGGCATGCTCTCGACCTACTTCATCCAGACCAAATACATCAACGACCGCAGTCCGTTCATCCTTTCCAAGGACGAAGACCTCACCCACCTCAAACAGATCCATGCCGTTGGTCATGACCTGCAGAGCAATTCCGTGATCGGCTCGCCCTTGTTCGATCAGTTCGAACAGGGAACCGGCGACGAGACCTACCCGGATTACAAGCCTTACGTCATGGCCTGGGACAAAACGTACCACGGTACGATCTTCGGCGAAATGCGTGTCAGCCGTTACCTCATCGATCGCATCGTGCCGGGCAACCAGACGCTGGCATTCCGCAATTCCTACCTCTACACGCCCTTCACCTACCCACAAAGCCTGCTCGCAACTGGTTACCGCTTCAGTTCATCGGTCGCGGCGAATGCGCACCTGACCCATCTCCCCTTCCAGTTGAATTACAACCGAGAGTTCGACTCCGAACTGGAAGCGTTTGAATTCCCGGTTACGGACGACGATGAACTCCCGCCCTACAACATCACACGGGCGCAATCCGCCATCCGGCTGGCGAAGAAAATCGCCCGCTACGGCGGTTGCTTTATCGGACAGGTTCACCCGAACGCACTCGGCTGGAAAGTCCAGAAAGCGTTCTACGATGATCTGAAAGACGAAGCCTGGTTTGGTACACTTCGGGATTTCGGTCTGTGGTGGACTGCCCGCAATGAAGTCAGCATCGACATCACGCGCGAAGGCGCTCAACGGGTTGTTACAGTCAATGTGCCCAAACGGATGGAAGGCCTCGCGATCATGCTACCGATCCGCTCCACACCGGTAGCGGTCACTGGCGGCGGAAAATACTCCGTCGACGGCAAGCTGATCATCTTCGAATTGGCGGAAGGCACCATTCGGATCACCCTGAATAACTAAGCTGGTTTACTGTTCCGGATACGCGAGGATTTCGCGCAACACCGCGTTGGCATCGTCGACGCCCGGTACCGACTGAATCGTGATGGACAATTTGTCCTTCTCTTCTTTCAAGCGGCAACGGTTCGGATGCTTTTGCACATACCGGATCATGCGCATGAAAGCGATGGATTGGTAAAAAGGTGACTGCTGGTTGGTCACGAAGTTGCCGAAGAAGCGGCTGTTC
This DNA window, taken from Bacteroidota bacterium, encodes the following:
- a CDS encoding peptidylprolyl isomerase: MAVIGRIRKRVGLVIAFVGISMLLFILGDLVTSNTGLMNRNSDVVGEIGGNKIRYSEFEKRVETLTENYKLNTRQETVDQNTTDMLREQAWSLFTNELTLGEEYKKLGISCSPEELYDMCTGKTPNAQVAQAFTDPKTQQFDPNAVVKFLKDLPNREENIQRQWKNFEDAISEERIAEKYRSLIKGGLYVTTAEAKRNYEETNRMAALRFARLDFNTIPDSSAKVEDSDLQAYYNANQSRYKQAETIRKVEYVAFDVTPSGEDRQAAMEWISKKKEELAVATDVPMFVNQNSDTPFDSTYHAKGSLKPAVDTIAFTATPGTIIGPYEEFNSLKVSRVMGDKFVADSVKARHILIKADNGDTAKARATADSLKNAIQKGASFADLATKFSQDPGSAVKGGDLGWFRQGVMVPSFNDACFNGKKGDMPIVSSQFGVHLIEIMDKGAPSRQVQIATIERKIEPSQRTYDDFFNRASQFAASCTSPELFDSLIIKQSMAKRIADNIRESDKNVPGLEQPRELVRWAYGANKGDISKVFTFGDKYVVAKLVNIKNKGILPLEEVKEAVTAEARKQKKAEMLVAKFEGAKAGSIDEIAAKLNITATDAENVNFVNGYVPGMGNEPKVVGAVFAMKQGQLSGPLTGETGVCVVFVKGFTEPGPTTDYSAQAKSLAEQRRSRSDYEVGAALKEKVGVEDNRGRFY
- the rodA gene encoding rod shape-determining protein RodA, which encodes MREQRSIWQNLDWVLVGLYLLLMFMGWANIYAAVYNEEHTSILDLSQSYGRQAIWIGGSVLLALMILVIDGKFYAAFSYPIFGVMLLLCLSTFVLARDVKGSYGWIDIGSFKLQPAEFAKFATNMALAKYLSTLGIRIQDMRTKVVSAIIIGVPTLIILLQNDTGSALVFGSFIFVLYREGLSGNVLLLGFLLVVLFILSLLVDKMILFSVIGAIALVFFFLVRKTRRNIAVILTGAIMAAGIVYSVDHVYKHVLQEHQRTRIDVLLGKETDLKGAGYNVNQSKIAIGSGGFLGKGFLQGTQTKYDFVPEQSTDFIFCTVGEEWGFVGSLIVIALFMFLFVRIIQVAERQRSQYSRIYGYGVASIMFFHLMVNIGMTIGLAPVIGIPLPFFSYGGSSLWSFTILLFVFIKLDAYRLQILR
- the mrdA gene encoding penicillin-binding protein 2 produces the protein MSASSGRQNVIIFIFLSVGLVYLMRLFFLQVLDNSYKNSADNNVIRIITDYPSRGLIYDRKGRLLVYNEPVYDLMIIPKQARNLDTLELCGLIGITKEDYIAKFQKARAYSPVKPSLFEKQLSVETYATLQEKLYKFPGFFVEPRTLRKYPKPVAAHLFGYIGEVDSATTRKNPYYKEGDYIGKSGVELSYEEALRGKRGSHRVMVDVFNREKGKFQNGRFDTVAVAGENLTLTIDAKLQEYGEQLLANKVGSVVAIEPATGEILCMVSSPAYDPNLLVGRSRTKNYGRLLVDPFKPLFNRSQMALYPPGSTFKLVMALLAQQDGVLFPTTRYPCAHGYPPMGGKPKCHPHASPLDLQWSITQSCNSYYSYVFRSVIDNRKFGNTEAAFTHWREAIAKFGIGVKLDSDLPSVLRGSVPTIAYYDKYFGKGSWKSSTIISLGIGQGELGITPLQNANILAAVANRGWFYTPHVVKEIGSRHYLPEQFKVKHSLGIDAQYFPVVIDGMENVVEAGTAAASKVKGISICGKTGTAQNPHGKDHSVFVAFAPKDNPKIAIAVTVENAGWGGTWAAPIATLMIEEYLRDSISRPDLDKRMREGVILPEGAQFRPQPKDTSKQQPKTSPVTAVKVRREAVLKEH
- a CDS encoding rod shape-determining protein MreD codes for the protein MIVKLIQNLIRFLFLVAIQVVVLNHIQWSGYVNPYVYILFLLLLPVETPKALQLVLGLVTGLVIDMFGNTSGLHAAASVFLMFARPGILRLIAPRDGYDAEVRLIPQVMGLNWFLTYAGILTFLHHLLYFYLEVFRFTEFGMTFLKVVINSAVSLLLIVMGTYLFIRSGKSNERILG
- the mreC gene encoding rod shape-determining protein MreC, with amino-acid sequence MRNLFLFLWRYNFFIFFLLLEACCIYLIVQNSNYRRASFINSTNRVAAEVNSGVSAVTEYINLRTTNEALARQNATLRGLFPDVYYIDSALRRTVSDTNYRQQYTFLTAKVVNNSVNRRSNYLTLDRGSLQGVKPEMGVICPDGVVGIVKDVSEHYCSVISFLHKDSRISARIRKNGYIGSMVWGGTDDAHGQLTDIAKHVKLAPGDTIVTSSFSAIFPEGVMIGVIDRVNPETSDNFQDIDVKLSTPFASLSYVYIVGNLYKEEQRALEDSLSNDR